The genomic DNA TGTGGCCAACCGTTTACGTCGTCGACAAACAGGGGTACATCCGGCACTGGTGGCAAGGCGAATTGAATTGGCAGGGTGCGACGGGGGACAAGACGATCGAGGATCTGGTCGAACAACTGCTCCAAGAAGGCTAAGCCGCCCCGATCGGCTGGTGACTCTGCAGAAATCGGCTTCACCGACGGTTGCCGGTTGGTGCCCGCGGTCGCTTTGTGCGACAATATGACCTCGGATCTTTCGATTTGACGTCGGTCAGCGAGCCACAGTTTTGTCCCAATCCACCACTCAATTTCTGCTCGATCGGGCCCGCGAAGGGGACGCCGACGCCTTTGGCGAGCTGCTGGAACAGTATCGCAGCTATCTGTGGATTTTGGCTCACCGCTATCTCGACGATCGGTTGCGGCAACGGATCGATCCGGCCGATCTGGTTCAGATCACGTTCATGGAAGCCCAACGCGATCTGCCTGCGTTTCGCGGCCAGGAACCGGCGGCGTTTGTCGTTTGGATCCGCAACATCCTGCGGAACAACCTCGCCTCTGCGGTCGCTCGGCACGTGATCACTCAAAAGCGCTCGGTCGCTCACGAAGTTCGGCTGGCCAACGATTCATCGCGCGGTCCGGGACTGGCGGGACAATTGGCGGGCAGCACGACCAGCCCCAGCCAACAGATCATGCGGGCGGAGACTTCGCAGGCGCTGTTGGACGCGCTGGATCAATTGCCCGAGATGCAGGCGGCGGCGATCAAGCTGCGGTACATGGAGGGGCTGAACATGAAAGAGATCAGCGAAGCGGTCGGGAAGACGGAGATGGCTGTTGGCGGGCTGTTGAAGCGGGGGCTGAAGCGGCTGCGGGAAATTCTGTTGGACGAGAGCCAATAGTCTGGTCCACAATACGAACACTTAAATGAAGCAATTCGTGAATTGAGAGCGGTAAAACGGGGATGCCTGATCCAACAAGTTCCAATCAGCCGGAGGAGTCCGATCTTCCCGATCCGATCGACGAGGCGTTTGTCGCGTATTTAAAAGCGCGCGATGCGGGCGGGTCGGACAGTCGAGCCGACTTTATCGAGCGATTTCCCGATCTGAAATCGCAGCTCTCCGAACTGTTGGATGCCGC from Rosistilla oblonga includes the following:
- a CDS encoding sigma-70 family RNA polymerase sigma factor encodes the protein MSQSTTQFLLDRAREGDADAFGELLEQYRSYLWILAHRYLDDRLRQRIDPADLVQITFMEAQRDLPAFRGQEPAAFVVWIRNILRNNLASAVARHVITQKRSVAHEVRLANDSSRGPGLAGQLAGSTTSPSQQIMRAETSQALLDALDQLPEMQAAAIKLRYMEGLNMKEISEAVGKTEMAVGGLLKRGLKRLREILLDESQ